The window AATTAAGTTTCCACAACAATTGAAAAATAGCAGAAATAATCCAAATTGAGATTATCAGTTATTCAAATTGGTGGGCTTTCAGGCACTGGTAAACACGATTCTGATACCATCTTCACTGTATAGAGATGAGAGTGAAGATAAAATTGGGTCAGCCCTCTGATCCATTCAACTGTTAAAGACAATTCACATATTAGAGAGATTTGAGACCTGTCTATTGTCCCTTAATAAGGAAAAGTAGGTTACAGAATGTTTGATTTCAAGTAAGATcatatgggttcaaattctggttctgtaTATTTAGTAATTATGACACCTTGGGCCCCTCATTTAACACTTTGGCTTTCAGCTAACTTCAATGGGCACTGAGAAGTTTGGACTAGGTAGCCCTTGAAGGTAGTCTTTTACTGCTCAAAAGTCCATGGTATTGGGGAAACTTAGCAGATTTGGAGTAGGTGATATTTGGTTACAGGGAAAGGAGATGAGGGATAGATTGGAGAAGTCAGGCATGAGCCATTaatgttcattccctttcctTCACCACCCCACAGGCAGAGGACGTGGTGAGAAAGAAAGCTGAGAGAAGCTACAAGAAATTCCAGCAGGCCTTGGTAGAACTGGAAGGCATCCTGAGCCATCTTGAGAGCCTCTTTGCCAGGACGTTGGTCCCACGTGTGCTGATCCTTCTTGGGGGCAGTGCTTTGTGCCCCAAGGAGTTCTATGAGCTAGACCTAGCTCGGTTGACCCTCGGCAGAATGGGGCAAAGCCTCAGTACTTCTGCTTGTCTGCGTCGTCTCTTCCGTGCCCTCTTCATGGCTGATGCCTTCAGTGAACTGAAGGCTGCCCCAGCCATGGGCACCATCGTCATGGCCCAAGGACATCGTGAATGTGGTGAGGACTGGTTCCGCCCTAAACTCAATTATCAGGTTCCCAAACGAGGCCACAAGTTGACTGTGACCTTGTCTTGTGGGGGTCCCCCCATCCCAGAGTCTACCTGGGATGATTATATCTGGTTCCAGGCACCAGTGACACTCAAAGGTTTCCGGGAATGAAGAGGCCTTTTACTTCCATGGATAGCACAGCTGGTTCATCTTTTTCACTGCAGGCCAAAGTACTTTGCTTGCTTGACAGCTGAACTGTTAAAGAAAGGATTTGAGGATTTGGTGTGTTTTCCCAACTGGGTTTCTAAGGGTTATATTGTGGAAATTCATTGTGATAACTGAACAGCCAAGTCTCCCTGCTAATCCCAAGGCTGGGTCAGTCAGTCTGTTTTGGGACTGGGAAGGTTTGAGATGGGCTTGTGGCTGTTTTTGCAGAGATTCCTCCTAATTGTGCTCAGTCATGTGGATAGACCTGAGCTATATGGTTGCTTTCCAGTGAAATGATGTGGGTGTAACTGAACAAActtgtatttaaaaatgaatttattcatattaaaatttCCTGGATATTCATTGACTTAAAGGGACTTTCCAGATTTGAGACCTTAGCGTCttgttttcttttgccttctctGTCCCAGGAGCTCCCAAACCACTCAACTGAGGCTCTTCTCTTTGGTCAAGTTGAGACAGATACTGGACCTCAGCAAGCACACCAAATTCAGGGAGTGTCAATTATAATTGGGTGCtaggggccggctaggtggcgtagtggataaagcaccggccttggagtcaggagtacctgggttcaaatccggtctcagacacttaataattacctagctgtgtggccttgggcaagccacttaaccccatttccttgcaaaaacctaaaaaaaaaaaaattgggtgcTAGGCCCAATTAATATAGATTTAAGACTTTTCTTTGTCCTACCTCAGGAGTAGACTTCAGATTCTAGGATTCATTAGTTTTGGATTATTGTGCCATATATTCAAATCAGGAGATAAGTGCAAAAAAGTGATTtctttttatggaagagaaagCTGACCACCACCCCTGAGAATCAGTGGAAGGAACCTTGCTTTGGCAATCACGAAGGGTTTGAGTTATAACTCCAATCCCATTAGCTTTGGGATCCCAGTTTAGTCATTTCATGTCTATAGTTTTGTTATCTAAAACAGGAATAATGCTTGTGATTGGTGTGGGAAACTTGCTTTCTGAACCTCAAATAGAACTTTAAGGTTGCTGTTGccattataatattataataccAAGATGAATTCTATTAAAGTCCTCTGGTATAGGAAATTGACTGGGATACAGTAGGATAAGCATTGACttgagtcagaggatctggtctcaaattctgcttctgatgcTAAATgcttgtgtgactttaggcaagtcacttaatctccctaggcctcagtttccacctcATTCCTTTTGTAgtccttttatttttatgcttttaaaagcaCTGTCCCAGGAGTCCTTAAGCTTCACTGGACCATGACAGTAAAAAGTTTAGCTGCTAGTCTAAATgctttctgagattttttttcagctctagatctatgacccTACAGTCTTATGATCCTTGGTTCATACCCTGCTGGAAGGGCATATGGGTCAACAGTGAACTATATAGGAGTCATTCAAGATCAGCATACTGGCAAAGGTCCATCTCCCGACTCACTACAGAGCATTCACTATTAAGTTGTAGTGGGTTTGAAGTATGTGATGGCAAGAGAAAATGCCCACATCCATGAAACCAGGGATTCTTCATGATGAAGAAGTATATCAGTGGTATAATAGCAGAAGTATATTTGATTGACCTGAACTTACCCCCCTTTCCTTTAGTACTTTTCACTTTCAGAATTGCAGAATGTTATCTTTAGATTGAAGTAATCAGTAAAACTTACCTATACTCCTGTGACTAGTTTCTTGACCAGAAAGGAGGAGAATTAAGCAGAACCCTAGAGCACAGAAACAAGGAAATCTTTTCAATATTTCTGTAAAtacttgttttgtattttttttaatgtcagaaaGTTCAGGGCACAgctctttatttttctctgtcaaagtatgtgtgtgtgtgtgtgtgtgtgtgtgtgtgtgtgtgtattatgtaaAGTGAAATGTTAAAGCTACTGGTGAACCTTAAATAACTGGTACAATTTCCAAACACAGGAGAATTGTAATTTTAAGTCTTTGCCTAAGATAAAggcataacttgtttagcccaGCTCATTTCTTGATTCCCCCATTGTAGCTGCCGCTTGTTATCTTAGTTAtacaatatcattttttaaaagtgtatgtTAAAGCttgcttctttttctcccttgGTTCTTCTATTTGGGCCATTTAGAAATAACTTAATTTCCAACTCTGAGGAAACCAACATCTAATATTAGTTCTGAGGATGGCCTCTGAAGGAGCTGCTGTAGCCTAAGACACTGGGCCAGGAAGAGTCTGGGCATCTAATCTCTTGCATAAATCTGCtgaaaaaggaaagtaatatTCCACTTCTTACTGGTTGTGTTCATTTTTGGAAACTCATGAAAATAGAGAAGGTGAGTGTAGCATAATGGCTATAGAGCTGCCTCCCTcatgaagacagaattctgctGACATACACTGGCTCTAGTCCATGTTAG is drawn from Macrotis lagotis isolate mMagLag1 chromosome 5, bilby.v1.9.chrom.fasta, whole genome shotgun sequence and contains these coding sequences:
- the MAD2L1BP gene encoding MAD2L1-binding protein; its protein translation is MAQSGPEVAAADAQLSELGRIEDSEESCASQTELLQSSSTHGPSSNPEPLCPGDSLIPVVFPGPVSSEGCCRFACELLKHIMYQRQQLPLPYDQLTVFYSKPSPQAEDVVRKKAERSYKKFQQALVELEGILSHLESLFARTLVPRVLILLGGSALCPKEFYELDLARLTLGRMGQSLSTSACLRRLFRALFMADAFSELKAAPAMGTIVMAQGHRECGEDWFRPKLNYQVPKRGHKLTVTLSCGGPPIPESTWDDYIWFQAPVTLKGFRE